A region of the Culex quinquefasciatus strain JHB chromosome 1, VPISU_Cqui_1.0_pri_paternal, whole genome shotgun sequence genome:
AAGGACTTTGCACCGGATGCGTCCTGGGTGCCGCCGGTGGTTCCTGAAGGGTTCTGGCGCATGACCTGGCACATGTACAGCGCGGTGACGGACGAGCTCGAGGGGCAGGTGCGATTGTTCATTCGTGTCAAGAAAGATATTTTCTGAAGGAGGGTCCAGTGACCAAAGATGGGTCTAATAAAGTATATTTGCTGCGAATAATAACATTGATTgttttgttaagatttttttattgtgaaatcTACATCAAtttaattaccaaaaaaaattttacattcTCGATTTGAGAAAACATTTTCTGACCAAGCAACTCATTTCAACAACAATGTatctttttgaataaaacaagaaTCACTAATAAAATCTACATCGTACCACGTGCAAAACAAACTAATTTTAACCACAGCATGTCATGTACCGCTCAATCTGTCATCTCATCAAATCTGGTATAAAATGGTCGCTCCAACTAAAGCAACACCCACTGTGCCTACTTTGTTTGGCAAAGGCAAGTTATGTGGTGCTTTTTGGTGGTGATTTATCTAGCTCGAATAACCTCGGCACTGATCGAGGTAGAGCTGGAACGCATCGAGCAAATCGGCGCCGAACATCTGATGGACCTTTCCGGCATGCGCGTACGAAAGTACAACCGGACCGTGTCCGTGCTGGACGGGACGTTCTCCATCCTGAAGGATCTCGACGATTCGTTTGAAGTCACCCTTACCGTGGCCCGTAGTGCTCTCGGCAACAATCAGTTCAACGAGTACCCGATGAAGGTTCCCCGCAAGAAGTGCTGCCAGATCATCCGGGACGAGTACGCCGAGTATCAGCATATTTGGCTCAAC
Encoded here:
- the LOC6033924 gene encoding uncharacterized protein LOC6033924, translating into MWCFLVVIYLARITSALIEVELERIEQIGAEHLMDLSGMRVRKYNRTVSVLDGTFSILKDLDDSFEVTLTVARSALGNNQFNEYPMKVPRKKCCQIIRDEYAEYQHIWLNYTNLPQVVKGEEPFCPLPKGSYYLKNFPSDPSWVPPVVPDGFWRMTWEVYSVVSGELQGQVRLFLRIKKELL